Genomic window (Vigna radiata var. radiata cultivar VC1973A chromosome 1, Vradiata_ver6, whole genome shotgun sequence):
CGCGCTAATTCCTGTAAACAGGAAATCACCCTCAAACGAACACAGCGTAAGAGACAATCGTGAGagagattttaaaattactgagagaaagaagatgaaccTCTTTTCTCGTTCCCAAAACACTCTTTACATaagattttatttctaaaaatattatttaaaatagaccaCTCAAATGCTGCCACTTGgcattgtaaaaaaagttgGCAACAATgagtttttaaagaaatattttccctttttcaatAATGTAATCACGATTTCTCACTCCGTCGTAtgtatgtttttatgtttttattttatttgatagtgTAAATAAATTGTCAACATCAACAATCTTCCACCACTTCACAGTGGTAAAGAATGACGTAGCAGTGTAACATTTTCCGTACTCTTCTACTTGTGCTATGTAATGTCACTAATTTGCATGGAAAcagcaaaagaaagaagaagattgaagaaaataaaagcatcATCAACATTTTATTACACAATCCAACGTAACCATGGACAACTCAGATGGCCTCCGCCAGCTCCATCATTTCCTCCGCCACAGCCTCCACCGAAACCTTCTTATTGGCTACGAAGCACCTGTCGCGAATCTCCCCTTTCCCTTGACGGTTGGTAATGACGTCGATCTGACTCACCTTCACAAACGCGTCCGCGAAACTATCGAAGAACTCCTTCTGGTTGGAGGCGAACAGGTTCACGATCTCCTTCGTCTGGGGGTGGCTCGCGAGGTCCTGGTCCGAGGTGAAAACACCCTGCTGGTTCAACAGGTTGATGTAGTACATGTTGTCGAACTTGGCCGGGGTGCGCACGTCCAGGTTCACAGTGTTCGAGGACTGGGGCGTGGGACACGTTGCCACCAAGTTGTTCTTGAAGTCCGGGTCAATGGGTGGGTCAGATTCGATTGTTCTGTTGACTAAAGAGGAGCAGTGAGCCCTACCGTACGTGTGGGCTCCGGAGAGGGCGACAACGTCGGTGGCGTCGAAGTTTCGCTGGCCAAAGACTTCCAGCAGCTGTTCGGTTCGGAAGAATGGCGGCGGGAGGTTGTTGGGTCCGTCTAGGTCGAACGTGAGGCTGTCTTTCCTTCCCAGAGGCACATCAAAATCTGGGCCTCCCATCTGTATCAAATCGAAATCaaccaaaatgaacaaaacaGAAGGACTTGTTCATTGCGAAAGAggtacaaaacagaaaaagaaagaaaacatggtGCAAAACTATGTGCGAAAATATACCATAACTCcttagtttattaaaaataatcttaaaaaaactattttaaatctaaattaataCCTTTTATTAAGTGAGATTTATATGAACTTATAAGAATAATTTGCatgttgaataaataaaaataaatgagaacAGTTTAAGAAACAGTGAATGAAAATTACTTGGCGAACAGCTTCACGTGCTGCAACGACAAGGATGTCTGAACATGAAACAACTGGCAGACACTGCTTGTAAATGACACGTCGAAGCTCTTCAATGGCGAGAAGAGCCTCTTGCCTTATACCAATGTTAGCAGGGTGGCTCTTTTCATCGTTTCCATCTGGTGCATTCAGCAATATGGAGGCGTCACAACCCTGGTTCAGTCCAAATTCAAGCATTAATTGAATAGtttctttatcaaatatttgatgaaaCTTTATGAAAATCTAAAGTCATACATTGGCAAAGCAGTCATGGAAGAAGAGTCGAAGTATGCCAGGAGCTAATCCACTGTCGTTCTTGAATGCTTTCTCCAAATTAGTCCTTATAATCCATTCAAGAGTCGGACATTCTAAAGGAAAATAGTAATTCCACGATAGTCCTGGGACAAGGGGTGGTCTTTTTTCCAATATCCTAGAGAAGACAAGGGTTTCAGAAGCAAATAAAAGGGAACAAACCAACACCAATGAATGAAACAAAGAACAAACCCTAGCCATGTTTCTTGGATTTTATAACTATGACTGAGTTGAGTTCAGATAAGCAGAAGTTCAAGTTATTTATAGACTGATCAAGTATATGCTTACTTAGACTTGTTTCCCACCCACTAGTAGTTTACGTAATATTTAAAACgtgttttttttagtgttgaaatttgGATAACTTTTCAAAAGAAGACAGCGGTGAGAATAACaatgaacataaaaataaaaataaaaactcgtTTCACGAGTACATTGCATGTGGaaggaaaaactaaaaaagCATTATGAGAAACCAAACAGAAGGCGCACGGAAAGTTAAAGAATTTATGAAGACAGTTTTAGTCATACCTAATTATAGTTGTCCTGTCCATGTacttcagaaaaagaaaattaataattatgctAATAAAGTTCTTGGgaacttaaaaacaatattgcaagctaatttttcaaaaagcatatgttaaatacttatttatatgatataacGTAATAAACTCTCTTTGAAATACACTTGCAAATCCAAAAATCAAAGAGAAAGTTACATATATCATATACCaagtaaattattataattattcctTCTTACAATAAtaatctataattttatttatgcaaGAAGTATATGTCAAATTAAAACTTAGGTAGGTTGTGGTgagaaatgaaatatatataaaatcattaattacattatatatatatatatataataattcaaattaaaagataaatatatgaCGACcacaaactaattttttattttaataatttatatacgtCTTAATATTatagttcttttttatttcttttaataaaaaatgtagttCAGAAttcctttaaaataatatatgattttgtatttACGTACATTAAAACTCTACTTGTTATTTAATAGGGTACGGATCATCTTCATTTACAATTggcttttaattaattagtccataaaaattaatattttaagccATGGTTGGTTTCCTTGATCTGATCTAATATGAAATACTTAAGTAACAATATATTTAGCCCtgcttcagaaaaaaaaaatgctagcCATGTGATACAATTATGAAGAATAGTTATTGACTAATATGAAATACTTAAGTAACAACTTCTTCCTTTTAGATGTTAATGATTATACATCAATTATGtttaaaaacatttcttttatatttattagaaaaatacatCAAGCACGtaaatcaattaatatataaaaaaagttttttaatcaATGATTTTGAATTCTACTATATAGTGTCTaccaaaattattttgaaaatgtttaattGAATAGTTATGGCTTTTTTACATGACTGTATCAGGAATATTAACATGCACCGATGTTCTAATTAACTAATTCAGCGAGATTTAAGATAAATCACGAAagcatttaataataataatagtaataataataataataataataataataataataataataatattaataataataataaatcatttaaaaaatttattttatctttttatttgtgCTCATATATGTTAAAATCCCAAATACTATATCAATTAATAATAcatagttttcaaaattattttattaactttaattatcaattaaacgTATTGCTTTAAAGATTTACTTGTTTTTGTTATCCATTCAAACCATTTTGTATATACTATtccaatcatttttcttttatatttattcttaacTACACAAACAAATGTAGATTCAAAACAAATCTTGTAAAAAATACCTACTTCATCCAGTTTTATTCAAAGTCCTCTGGCTATGTTAGTTATCAATTTTGAATAtcactaatataaaaataattaagaggGTGACCTCGGagtcttttaataataaaaattgaacttCTCCATTCTAATtgaataacaataaataaataaataaattgggtacaaatttatcaatttttgtaATCCAAaactttcattaatttaaatatgtggAGAGAATGATTTGCGTGTggagagtatatatatatatatatatatatatatatatatatatatatatatatatatatatatatatatatatatatatatatatatatatataNatatatatatatatatatatatatatatatatatatatatatatatatatatatatatatatatatatatatatatatatatatatataaataatatttgatgatgAAGTCATGTGGTTGTTCTCTCCTTGGACATTGCTGAATTTCTATAagatttattgaaataaataatatgagaGGGCATTGGCCAATACATGTCACTGTTATTTGCGATTATTGTATAAGCTTTTATCGTCATAATAATGAATTGCTATTGCATAAGGTGTTCGTGAGATCCTCTCACTAATGCCCTTTAAAGTCCTTAGACGACGATTGGGTAGGGGAGCTGACGTATAATATGATTTATACTTTAGTTAAAGCAGAACCCACgtttaaaataaggaaaaacttcttttaacaatacttttttaacaactttttgacaatgcatacgtgatagtttatgattggtctgttttaaatattttttaaacataaattcaaatagaccaataaaatgataacacgtgtccgttgttaaaaaaattgtcaaaaagtgttgtcaaaatatcattgtccttaaaATAATGTTGTTATTACCAACTCATGAGTGTGAACAACAGTTACCCAAATGTactatttatcttctttttcatttttttttccatttgtatcgtttaaaattattttactctgATTACATTTTTACTCCAATTAGTGgtatataaaaatgttgttacaacgcaaattaaaaataaataatttttttcaattctaaCTCAGTTTTTGTATAAATACATTACTTCTCCTCatattttctaacatttttttaacattcagaaaaaaaaaattactccacgTTTAACAGCATATGTTATTTGATACCTTCTGTCTCTTCTAGAATGTGTAATAGCATGTTTGAATGTCTCTGTTTAAACTTTTAAGAGATGTAGTTGACTTTAAAgtcattctttttaaaataaacattttgacGTTAGACTCAATCAATCAAATGTGTGAAACAAACTTTTATGTTCAAATTTGTTGAATAGGGACTGATAATACATTAAacaactattataataaaaatataagacaaaATGGATATAGCACCCTATATAAAATAcactaactaaaataaatacgATAGTATATAAGTTTATATGAAAGAAGAATTTACTCAACGAagagtttataaaatatattttgtccaaaatataattatatttcatcaaaataaacgtctaaaaaatttaacaaaaactaaTGAGTAAATCCTAAATCTGTATAATTATCACCAAAACTTGttaccatcttcatcttctcctcttgtctatcaaaataataataaacaactaaaacaatcataaaagagtgacttaattagaattagatAAATTTAcagttttataataattatatt
Coding sequences:
- the LOC106768540 gene encoding peroxidase 12; this encodes MARVCSLFHSLVLVCSLLFASETLVFSRILEKRPPLVPGLSWNYYFPLECPTLEWIIRTNLEKAFKNDSGLAPGILRLFFHDCFANGCDASILLNAPDGNDEKSHPANIGIRQEALLAIEELRRVIYKQCLPVVSCSDILVVAAREAVRQMGGPDFDVPLGRKDSLTFDLDGPNNLPPPFFRTEQLLEVFGQRNFDATDVVALSGAHTYGRAHCSSLVNRTIESDPPIDPDFKNNLVATCPTPQSSNTVNLDVRTPAKFDNMYYINLLNQQGVFTSDQDLASHPQTKEIVNLFASNQKEFFDSFADAFVKVSQIDVITNRQGKGEIRDRCFVANKKVSVEAVAEEMMELAEAI